Proteins from a genomic interval of Spirochaetia bacterium 38H-sp:
- a CDS encoding EAL domain-containing protein: MSPDIFKKIVGLFPQEIIITDYAGRVCWYNSAVKKTFSTLEEGTNLFDVLFFSDEDASSGSALLKIDSETVVSRHVSAEEFFDGSDKYTVFFLESDRKKENLPQGIRDSLTGLMLRDTFITAAQTRLDFSARLDKKLVLFIIDIDGLKKVNDAYGHDAGNNVLRTYSRRILEHVGPNDLVARSGGDEFIILLQPDDSFSDFGEGFSIEEITERILSSIRDDVDINSAKISLSASAGISVFPDDGEDLPSLMRAADAALMAAKRKKNAFFFCTPELHSILKRRLWVEQVILDSLKNQNIQLLYQPIIDLNTSSIHAVEVLSRMREPEGTILKPDEFVPIMEENGTIHLLGQRVLYDAMIQGSMWQEEHFCPHISVNISTREFLDRSFPGFVSELLEESGFDSSRLILEITESSLINDIETALHVMKTLREIGIKIALDDFGTGYSSFSYLKLLPVDLIKLDKSFLSQAENSPTDRVVLASLIEMSHVLGKKVIVEGVETYEHRKLLEELGCDFAQGYLLGRPMREIAISQLVSYNYK, encoded by the coding sequence ATGTCACCTGATATTTTTAAAAAAATAGTAGGTTTATTTCCTCAAGAAATTATTATAACAGATTATGCAGGCAGGGTATGTTGGTATAACTCTGCTGTAAAAAAGACGTTCTCTACACTTGAAGAAGGCACAAACCTGTTTGATGTCTTGTTTTTTTCTGACGAAGATGCATCCTCTGGTTCTGCTCTTTTAAAGATTGATTCTGAGACTGTTGTTTCACGACATGTTTCTGCTGAGGAATTTTTTGACGGTTCCGATAAGTATACAGTTTTTTTTCTGGAATCCGATAGAAAAAAAGAAAACTTGCCGCAGGGCATAAGAGATTCTCTTACTGGACTCATGCTGAGGGATACTTTTATAACGGCTGCACAAACACGTCTAGATTTTTCTGCTAGGTTAGATAAAAAACTTGTTCTTTTTATAATAGATATAGACGGATTAAAAAAAGTAAACGATGCTTATGGGCACGACGCTGGGAATAATGTTCTCAGGACATATTCCCGCAGAATATTGGAGCATGTAGGACCGAATGATCTTGTTGCAAGAAGCGGTGGTGACGAGTTTATAATTCTTTTGCAGCCGGATGATTCCTTTTCTGACTTTGGGGAAGGTTTTTCCATAGAGGAAATAACTGAGAGGATATTGAGCTCCATACGGGATGATGTGGACATAAACTCTGCAAAGATATCTCTTTCTGCAAGTGCAGGTATAAGCGTGTTTCCAGATGATGGAGAAGACTTGCCTTCTCTTATGAGAGCTGCTGATGCGGCACTAATGGCTGCAAAAAGAAAAAAGAATGCTTTTTTCTTCTGTACGCCAGAACTTCACAGTATATTAAAGCGCAGGCTATGGGTAGAGCAGGTGATACTAGATAGCCTCAAGAATCAGAATATCCAGCTTCTGTATCAGCCTATAATTGACCTTAATACTTCTTCCATACATGCAGTAGAAGTCCTTTCTAGGATGAGAGAACCTGAGGGAACGATTCTAAAGCCAGATGAGTTTGTCCCTATAATGGAAGAGAACGGGACAATTCATCTTCTTGGACAGAGAGTTCTGTATGATGCCATGATACAAGGGAGTATGTGGCAGGAAGAACACTTTTGTCCTCATATTTCTGTCAATATTTCTACTCGTGAGTTTCTTGATCGTTCTTTTCCCGGCTTTGTATCAGAGCTGCTGGAAGAAAGCGGATTTGATTCTTCTAGGCTTATTCTAGAAATAACAGAGTCATCTCTTATCAATGATATAGAAACAGCGCTTCATGTTATGAAAACTCTCCGTGAAATCGGGATAAAGATAGCTCTGGATGATTTTGGTACCGGTTATTCTTCTTTCTCTTATCTAAAGCTGTTGCCTGTGGACCTTATAAAACTCGATAAGAGTTTTCTCTCTCAAGCGGAAAACAGTCCGACTGACAGGGTAGTTCTTGCCAGCCTTATAGAAATGAGTCATGTGCTTGGTAAAAAGGTCATAGTAGAGGGAGTAGAGACTTATGAGCACAGAAAACTGCTGGAAGAATTGGGCTGTGACTTTGCTCAAGGATATTTGCTTGGCAGACCTATGAGAGAGATTGCAATCAGTCAGCTTGTATCCTATAACTACAAATAA
- a CDS encoding shikimate kinase, translating to MKNIVLTGLKHAGKSTLGYMIAKTFDTLFYDLDTELERLAYKKTHKILTARQIWKELGEAFFREMELEAAASLAEKNSVVIATGGGIIDNRKALSILKENGIIVYLEEEPAVLFDRIRKGGIPPFLSADNPWESFVALYNKRHSAYKEYADIVLTLSGASPEEAEEMLLQKLKETEYGWEQLW from the coding sequence ATGAAAAATATTGTTTTGACCGGGCTTAAGCATGCGGGTAAGTCTACACTGGGATATATGATTGCAAAAACATTTGATACGCTATTCTACGACCTGGATACAGAGCTTGAGAGGCTGGCATACAAAAAGACCCACAAGATACTGACTGCTCGACAGATATGGAAAGAACTAGGTGAGGCTTTTTTTAGGGAGATGGAGCTTGAGGCAGCCGCAAGCCTGGCTGAGAAAAACTCCGTGGTGATTGCCACAGGTGGCGGGATAATAGACAATAGGAAAGCACTCTCTATTCTTAAAGAAAACGGTATAATTGTCTATCTTGAGGAAGAACCTGCTGTACTTTTTGATAGGATTAGAAAAGGTGGCATCCCACCTTTTCTGTCGGCTGACAATCCGTGGGAAAGCTTTGTGGCACTTTACAATAAAAGACATAGTGCGTATAAAGAATACGCTGATATAGTGCTTACTCTAAGTGGTGCTAGCCCGGAGGAAGCAGAAGAAATGCTTTTACAGAAATTAAAGGAGACAGAATATGGCTGGGAGCAGCTTTGGTAA
- the aroC gene encoding chorismate synthase: MAGSSFGKAFRISTFGESHGKAVGVIVDGVRPLLELSEEDIQKELNRRKPGQSEVGTPRAESDIVHIYSGVFEGKTTGTPIMMILYNQDTRPQDYNDIHKLFRPGHADYTYLKKYRIRDWRGSGRASGRETAGRVAAGAIAKKLLAERKVKITAYTLKAAGVECKKLDFSVIERNPLRACDMEAAELMLERIREAKDKKDSVGGIVECRITGVDPGLGEPVFDKLDAELAHAMLSIGAVKGIEFGAGFKAADMFGSEHNDAMDKDGFVTNNAGGILGGISTGEEIVFRVVVKPTSSISRPQNTVDLEGNEVNIVTEGRHDACICPRIVPVVEAMAAIVLEDHYKRQEALWA; encoded by the coding sequence ATGGCTGGGAGCAGCTTTGGTAAGGCTTTTAGGATAAGTACTTTTGGAGAATCTCACGGCAAGGCTGTGGGGGTTATTGTGGACGGAGTAAGACCTCTGCTTGAGCTCTCGGAAGAAGACATACAAAAAGAGCTCAACCGCCGCAAGCCCGGACAATCAGAGGTAGGAACTCCGCGTGCAGAATCGGATATTGTGCACATATACTCCGGTGTTTTTGAGGGCAAAACTACAGGTACACCCATAATGATGATTCTTTACAATCAGGATACAAGACCTCAGGATTATAACGATATCCACAAGCTTTTTAGGCCCGGACATGCTGATTATACTTATCTCAAAAAATATAGGATACGTGACTGGCGTGGAAGCGGAAGAGCATCGGGTAGAGAAACCGCAGGTAGAGTCGCGGCAGGTGCTATCGCCAAGAAGCTGCTTGCAGAAAGAAAGGTAAAAATAACTGCATATACTTTAAAGGCTGCAGGAGTAGAGTGTAAGAAGCTTGATTTTTCGGTTATAGAAAGAAATCCGCTCAGAGCCTGCGATATGGAGGCTGCAGAGCTCATGCTGGAGCGCATACGCGAGGCCAAAGATAAAAAGGACAGTGTAGGCGGTATAGTGGAGTGCAGGATAACAGGTGTTGATCCAGGATTGGGTGAGCCTGTCTTTGATAAGCTCGACGCAGAGCTTGCACATGCCATGCTATCCATAGGAGCTGTCAAGGGGATAGAGTTCGGCGCAGGATTTAAGGCTGCAGATATGTTTGGCAGTGAGCACAACGATGCTATGGATAAAGACGGTTTTGTTACCAACAATGCAGGAGGGATTCTGGGCGGAATATCCACAGGCGAGGAGATTGTCTTCCGTGTTGTTGTAAAGCCTACTTCCTCCATTTCTAGACCTCAAAACACTGTAGATCTTGAGGGAAACGAGGTTAACATAGTAACAGAAGGTCGCCACGATGCATGCATATGTCCCCGCATAGTGCCTGTCGTAGAGGCAATGGCTGCAATCGTTCTGGAGGATCACTACAAAAGGCAGGAAGCTCTCTGGGCATAA
- a CDS encoding P-loop NTPase, with amino-acid sequence MSNVQKTKDAVLKALSSIMDPDLGKNIVELGFVKDLVIEESRVSFNLELTTPSCPIKEQFVEQSKKAILSSVQGIDEVDVKLTSRVRSDNRIADKLNVPVKTVLAVGSGKGGVGKSTVTVLLARLLAQDGAKVGVLDADIYGPNIPRLLPAKHMPAQAGEKIVPARTADGIVFMSVGFLVEENQALVWRGPMLHSMLNSLISQVDWPELDYLLIDMPPGTGDVQLSVSQLLPVTGGVLVATPHPLAQEDLVRGIDAFEKLSIPLIGIVENMAGDVFGQGTTAETAKRFDADFLGSIMMDAKLAAAGRSGDFSFLTENDEFKKLAQAVASKLSIKTAE; translated from the coding sequence ATGAGTAATGTACAAAAAACAAAAGATGCTGTTTTGAAGGCTCTGTCTTCCATAATGGATCCAGATCTTGGTAAAAATATTGTTGAGCTTGGCTTTGTAAAGGATCTTGTTATAGAAGAATCCAGAGTTTCTTTTAATCTTGAGCTTACCACTCCCAGCTGCCCCATAAAAGAACAGTTTGTTGAGCAGAGCAAGAAAGCTATATTGTCTTCTGTGCAGGGTATAGATGAAGTTGATGTTAAGCTGACATCTAGAGTACGCTCCGATAACCGAATAGCCGATAAGCTTAATGTTCCAGTAAAAACTGTTCTTGCCGTAGGAAGCGGAAAGGGTGGAGTAGGTAAATCCACGGTAACAGTTCTTCTTGCAAGGCTCCTCGCGCAGGACGGAGCAAAGGTGGGTGTGCTTGATGCTGATATATACGGTCCCAATATACCCCGTCTTCTGCCTGCAAAGCATATGCCTGCTCAGGCTGGAGAGAAAATTGTTCCTGCAAGAACTGCCGACGGGATAGTTTTTATGAGTGTTGGTTTTCTTGTGGAGGAAAATCAGGCGCTTGTCTGGCGCGGTCCTATGCTCCACAGCATGCTCAATTCCCTTATCTCTCAGGTTGATTGGCCGGAACTTGACTATCTGCTCATAGACATGCCTCCTGGTACAGGCGATGTCCAGCTCAGTGTCAGCCAGCTTCTGCCTGTTACCGGCGGAGTACTTGTTGCGACACCTCATCCGCTAGCGCAAGAAGACCTTGTGCGAGGCATAGATGCATTTGAAAAGCTGTCCATACCCCTTATAGGAATTGTCGAAAATATGGCAGGTGATGTCTTTGGCCAGGGAACAACGGCAGAAACTGCAAAACGCTTTGATGCTGATTTTCTAGGTTCTATCATGATGGATGCAAAACTCGCTGCTGCCGGAAGAAGCGGGGACTTCTCTTTTCTTACAGAGAACGATGAGTTTAAAAAGCTTGCACAAGCTGTTGCCTCCAAACTTAGCATAAAGACTGCGGAGTGA
- a CDS encoding DUF5668 domain-containing protein: MLNRRLGVAGLVFTIIGVVLLLRTTGIVVSMTHLWPSLLIILGISSILFKFFFVKSRKISIALGIVLCFWGVMLILSNVIGPSLSLGRIWPIFPMGVGIVLFFYGYGRKPSRYYSFSIPGIAIFFMSVFFMLFSLDVIKDDFKLFVIRWWPVLFITLGISLFVLSVFDRGDKRPDDK; the protein is encoded by the coding sequence ATGTTAAACAGGAGATTGGGAGTCGCAGGACTTGTTTTTACTATAATAGGAGTTGTTCTTCTTTTAAGAACGACAGGTATTGTTGTTTCTATGACACACCTGTGGCCCTCTCTCCTCATAATTTTGGGGATTTCTTCTATATTATTTAAATTCTTTTTTGTAAAAAGCAGGAAGATAAGTATTGCTCTTGGAATAGTCCTTTGTTTCTGGGGTGTAATGCTTATTCTTTCCAACGTGATTGGTCCCTCTTTGTCTCTTGGCAGAATATGGCCTATTTTCCCAATGGGTGTGGGAATTGTACTTTTTTTCTATGGCTATGGTAGGAAACCGTCCAGATATTACTCTTTTTCCATACCCGGGATTGCTATCTTTTTTATGTCCGTATTTTTTATGCTTTTTAGTCTGGATGTGATTAAAGATGATTTTAAGTTGTTTGTCATACGTTGGTGGCCTGTTTTGTTTATAACTCTTGGGATATCTCTTTTTGTACTGTCTGTGTTTGACAGAGGGGATAAAAGACCGGATGATAAGTAA
- the icd gene encoding NADP-dependent isocitrate dehydrogenase — MAEKIRKENDRLIVPDNPIIPFIQGDGTGPDIWNASVRVFDAAVEKAYKGSRKIEWKEVLAGEKAYKETGNWLPDETLDSFREYLVGIKGPLTTPVGGGFRSLNVTLRQVLDLYVCLRPVKYYPGIPSPVKKPELVDMVVFRENTEDVYAGFESPAGDEKTLKIINFFKNELGWSIREDSGIGIKPISSFGTKRLVRAAIKYAIENNRKSVTLVHKGNIMKYTEGAFRNWGYELAKEEFGDKIVTWDDIPDGNIPEGKILIKDAIADAFLQQILTRASDFDVIATMNLNGDYMSDALAAQVGGIGIAPGANINFDTGYAIFEATHGTAPKYAGKDMVNPSSVILSGKMMFEYMGWREAAELIEKGITRAIEAKKVTYDFARLMEGSTKVATSEFADQIISHM, encoded by the coding sequence GTGGCGGAAAAGATAAGAAAAGAAAATGACAGGCTTATTGTTCCGGATAATCCTATTATCCCTTTTATCCAGGGCGATGGTACTGGACCGGATATATGGAATGCCTCTGTCAGAGTTTTTGATGCTGCAGTAGAAAAAGCATATAAGGGAAGTAGAAAAATAGAATGGAAAGAGGTTCTTGCGGGGGAGAAGGCTTATAAAGAAACAGGTAATTGGCTTCCTGATGAGACTCTTGATTCATTTAGAGAATATCTTGTGGGGATAAAAGGTCCTCTTACGACTCCTGTAGGCGGTGGGTTCAGAAGTCTCAACGTTACTTTAAGACAGGTTCTTGATTTGTATGTCTGTTTGCGTCCCGTAAAATATTATCCAGGAATTCCTTCTCCTGTTAAAAAACCTGAGCTTGTGGATATGGTGGTTTTTAGAGAAAATACGGAGGATGTTTATGCCGGTTTTGAATCTCCTGCTGGTGATGAAAAAACCTTAAAGATAATAAACTTTTTCAAAAACGAGCTTGGCTGGAGTATCCGTGAGGATTCTGGTATAGGAATCAAGCCTATAAGTTCCTTTGGTACAAAGAGGTTGGTTAGAGCTGCCATAAAGTATGCGATAGAGAACAACAGAAAATCGGTAACACTCGTACATAAAGGCAATATTATGAAATATACCGAGGGAGCATTTAGAAACTGGGGCTATGAGCTGGCAAAAGAGGAGTTTGGCGATAAGATTGTTACATGGGATGATATACCCGATGGTAACATCCCTGAAGGTAAAATTCTCATCAAGGATGCCATTGCGGATGCTTTTTTGCAGCAGATTCTTACAAGAGCTTCCGATTTTGATGTTATTGCCACTATGAATCTCAATGGAGACTATATGTCCGATGCTCTTGCGGCTCAGGTAGGCGGTATAGGTATTGCTCCCGGAGCGAATATCAATTTTGATACCGGATATGCTATTTTTGAAGCAACGCATGGGACTGCTCCCAAGTATGCAGGTAAAGACATGGTAAATCCAAGCTCTGTCATTCTTTCTGGTAAGATGATGTTTGAATATATGGGTTGGAGAGAGGCTGCAGAGCTTATAGAAAAGGGTATAACAAGAGCGATTGAAGCAAAAAAGGTTACTTATGATTTTGCAAGACTTATGGAAGGTTCTACAAAGGTAGCAACCAGCGAGTTTGCAGATCAGATTATTTCTCACATGTAA